In Microbacterium galbinum, a single window of DNA contains:
- a CDS encoding Fpg/Nei family DNA glycosylase, with amino-acid sequence MPEGHSVHRIARQFDRNFIGKTLSAASPQGRFAEGAAVLDGRSAVSVQAVGKQMFLEAEGDVWLRVHLGLYGAWDFAGEILVDPTIASANGRMGQTNQRGTVIDEEILDDAGENSLASIGAPRRTRVHVRMSEQTKGLADEGVEWPPPVVGQVRLRLMTDITAADLRGPTACVLQTPDEMLATIAKLGPDPLVGDPVENEERFVRAVRKKQTVIALLLMDQSVVSGIGNVYRAEMLYRQRLNPHTPGRDVPEDVVRALWHDWVRLLAIGVETGQMMTMDDLSPERYRAAMASRDDRHWVYHRAGLPCRVCGTEIALEEIGARKLYWCPRCQA; translated from the coding sequence ATGCCCGAGGGTCATTCCGTCCACCGGATCGCGCGCCAGTTCGACCGCAACTTCATCGGGAAGACGCTCTCCGCCGCCAGCCCGCAGGGCCGATTCGCCGAGGGCGCCGCGGTTCTCGACGGCCGATCCGCCGTGAGCGTGCAGGCCGTCGGCAAGCAGATGTTCCTCGAGGCCGAGGGCGACGTGTGGCTGCGCGTGCACCTCGGCCTCTACGGCGCCTGGGACTTCGCGGGAGAGATCCTCGTCGACCCGACGATCGCCTCGGCGAACGGTCGGATGGGGCAGACCAACCAGCGCGGCACGGTCATCGACGAGGAGATCCTCGACGACGCCGGAGAGAACTCGCTCGCATCGATCGGCGCCCCGCGGCGCACGCGCGTGCACGTGCGCATGTCGGAGCAGACCAAGGGCCTCGCCGACGAGGGCGTGGAGTGGCCGCCGCCCGTGGTCGGGCAGGTACGTCTGCGTCTGATGACCGACATCACCGCCGCCGATCTCCGCGGCCCCACCGCGTGCGTCCTGCAGACCCCCGACGAGATGCTCGCGACCATCGCGAAGCTCGGACCGGACCCGCTCGTCGGAGACCCGGTCGAGAACGAGGAGCGCTTCGTCCGCGCAGTGCGGAAGAAGCAGACGGTCATCGCCCTCCTGCTGATGGACCAGTCGGTCGTGAGCGGCATCGGAAACGTGTACCGCGCCGAGATGCTCTATCGGCAGCGGCTCAACCCGCACACCCCGGGACGTGACGTTCCCGAGGACGTCGTGCGTGCCCTCTGGCACGATTGGGTGCGGCTGCTGGCGATCGGCGTCGAGACCGGCCAGATGATGACGATGGACGACCTGTCGCCCGAGCGGTATCGAGCAGCCATGGCGAGCCGTGACGACAGGCACTGGGTCTACCACCGCGCGGGTCTGCCGTGTCGCGTGTGCGGTACCGAGATCGCCCTCGAGGAGATCGGCGCGCGCAAGCTCTACTGGTGCCCGCGCTGCCAGGCGTGA
- a CDS encoding ribose-5-phosphate isomerase: MRIHIATDHAGLEFSTQLQEHLRAAGHDVTDHGPIAYDALDDYPAFCIRAAQAVVADQAAGIEAAGIVFGGSGNGEQIAANKVQGIRAALVWNLSTAELAREHNDANVISIGARQHTYDEVTSFIDLFLATPFSGEERHVRRIGQIADFERDGSLLPDPRA, encoded by the coding sequence ATGCGCATCCACATCGCCACCGATCACGCCGGTCTCGAGTTCTCGACCCAGTTGCAGGAGCATCTGCGCGCGGCGGGCCACGATGTCACCGATCATGGGCCGATCGCGTACGACGCGCTCGACGACTACCCGGCGTTCTGCATCCGTGCCGCACAGGCCGTCGTCGCGGACCAGGCCGCGGGGATCGAAGCCGCCGGCATCGTCTTCGGCGGGTCGGGCAACGGCGAGCAGATCGCGGCGAACAAGGTGCAGGGCATCCGCGCCGCGCTCGTCTGGAACCTGTCGACCGCCGAGCTCGCCCGCGAGCACAACGACGCGAACGTGATCTCGATCGGCGCCCGTCAGCACACGTACGACGAGGTCACGTCGTTCATCGATCTCTTCCTCGCCACGCCCTTCTCGGGCGAGGAGCGCCACGTTCGTCGGATCGGGCAGATCGCCGACTTCGAGCGCGACGGCTCCCTGCTGCCGGACCCGCGGGCCTGA